In Zea mays cultivar B73 chromosome 7, Zm-B73-REFERENCE-NAM-5.0, whole genome shotgun sequence, the following proteins share a genomic window:
- the LOC100281391 gene encoding 9-cis-epoxycarotenoid dioxygenase NCED4, chloroplastic, with product MASSISAPAPPAAPATAPASGRPKKPSQFNPSTGKTRTPVPARPMRAAAPKWNPLQRLAAAALDALEEGLVAGVLERAHPLPRTADPAVQIAGNYAPVGERPPTGELPVSGRVPACLDGVYVRNGANPLHAPRAGHHLFDGDGMLHAVRLRGGRAESYACRFTETARLRQERAIGRAVFPKAIGELHGHSGVARLLLFGARSLCGVLDASQGIGVANAGLVYHNNRLLAMSEDDLPYHVRVTADGDLETAGRYDFGGQLDTAMIAHPKLDPATGELFALSYNVVSKPFLKYFYFTADGRKSPDVEIPVDAPTMMHDFAVTENHAIIPDQQIVFKLQEMVLGGSPVVYDRNKTARFGVLPKRATDASRLRWVDVPDCFCFHLWNAWEDEATGEVVVIGSCMTPADAVFNESAAGEESFRSVLSEIRLDPRTGTSSRRAVLSDADQVNLEAGMVNRQLLGRRTRYAYLAIAEPWPKVSGFAKVDLEAGTVDKFIYGDGRYGGEPCFVPRPDAPAGAAEDDGYVLCYVHDEARGASEMLVVNARDMRAEAAVKLPGRVPYGLHGTFIAGKELQRQA from the coding sequence ATGGCGTCCTCCATCTCTGCTCCAGCTCCACCGGCGGCTCCGGCCACCGCGCCGGCTTCGGGCAGACCCAAGAAGCCGTCCCAGTTCAACCCCAGCACCGGCAAGACCAGGACCccggtccccgcgcggccaatgcGCGCCGCCGCTCCCAAGTGGAACCCGCTCCAGCGGCTCGCCGCGGCGGCGCTCGACGCGCTGGAGGAGGGGCTCGTCGCGGGCGTCCTCGAGCGCGCGCACCCGCTGCCACGGACCGCCGACCCGGCCGTCCAGATCGCCGGCAACTACGCGCCCGTCGGGGAGCGCCCGCCCACCGGCGAGCTGCCCGTGTCCGGCCGCGTCCCGGCGTGCCTCGACGGCGTGTACGTCCGCAACGGCGCCAACCCGCTCCACGCGCCGCGCGCGGGGCACCACCTCTTCGACGGCGACGGCATGCTGCACGCCGTGCGGCTCCGCGGGGGCCGCGCCGAGTCGTACGCGTGCCGGTTCACGGAGACGGCGCGGCTCAGGCAGGAGCGCGCCATCGGCAGGGCCGTGTTCCCCAAGGCCATCGGCGAGCTGCACGGCCACTCGGGCGTGGCGCGCCTGCTCCTCTTCGGCGCCCGCTCCCTCTGCGGCGTGCTCGACGCGTCCCAGGGGATCGGGGTCGCCAACGCCGGCCTGGTGTACCACAACAACCGCCTCCTCGCCATGTCGGAGGACGACCTCCCCTACCACGTGCGCGTCACCGCCGACGGCGACCTCGAGACCGCCGGGCGCTACGACTTCGGCGGCCAGCTCGACACCGCCATGAtcgcgcaccccaagctggacccggCCACCGGCGAGCTCTTCGCGCTCAGCTACAATGTCGTGTCCAAGCCGTTCCTCAAGTACTTCTACTTCACCGCCGACGGCCGCAAGTCCCCCGACGTCGAGAtccccgtggacgcgcccaccatGATGCACGACTTCGCCGTCACCGAGAACCACGCCATCATCCCGGACCAGCAGATCGTGTTCAAGCTCCAGGAGATGGTGCTGGGCGGCTCCCCCGTGGTGTACGACAGGAACAAGACCGCGCGGTTCGGGGTGCTGCCGAAGCGCGCCACCGACGCGTCGCGGCTGCGGTGGGTGGACGTCCCCGACTGCTTCTGCTTCCACCTCTGGAACGCGTGGGAGGACGAGGCCACGGGCGAGGTCGTGGTGATCGGGTCCTGCATGACCCCCGCGGACGCCGTGTTCAACGAGTCCGCCGCCGGCGAGGAGAGCTTCCGCAGCGTGCTGTCGGAGATCCGGCTGGACCCGCGCACCGGCACGTCCTCGCGGCGCGCGGTCCTGAGCGACGCCGACCAGGTGAACCTGGAGGCCGGCATGGTGAACCGGCAGCTGCTGGGCAGGAGGACGCGCTACGCCTACCTCGCCATCGCCGAGCCGTGGCCCAAGGTGTCGGGCTTCGCCAAGGTGGACCTCGAGGCCGGCACCGTCGACAAGTTCATCTACGGCGACGGCCGGTACGGCGGCGAGCCCTGCTTCGTGCCGCGCCCCGACGCCCCCGCGGGCGCCGCGGAGGACGACGGCTACGTGCTGTGCTACGTGCACGACGAGGCCCGCGGTGCGTCGGAAATGCTCGTCGTCAACGCCCGCGACATGCGGGCCGAGGCCGCCGTCAAGCTGCCGGGCCGCGTCCCGTACGGGTTGCACGGCACGTTCATCGCCGGCAAGGAGCTGCAGCGGCAGGCCTAG